Proteins encoded by one window of Primulina huaijiensis isolate GDHJ02 chromosome 1, ASM1229523v2, whole genome shotgun sequence:
- the LOC140975723 gene encoding probable protein phosphatase 2C 47 isoform X1, producing the protein MAGGTSSSSCQAKLENGFCKENQKMPNFEKKIQENHDEGGQAIVALPPVMRHCISHETLANTFSLKHTTEFGLKPPSGKASLPMFRSGSCSEIGPKTFMEDEYICVDNLHEHLGTANGFPSPGAFYGVFDGHGGVGAASFARKNILNFIIEDLHFPDGVDRAIQNAFVKADNALADASNIDRSSGTTALTAIMLGRTMVIANAGDSRAVLGKRGRAIELSKDHKPNCTSEKLRIEKLGGVIYDGYLNGQLSVARALGDWHMKGAKGTKCPLSSEPEIEEVNLTEEDEFLIIGCDGLWDVMSSQYAVTVVRKALMMHNDPGKCSQELVREALNRNTCDNLTVVVVCFSPDPPPRIEIPKSQKRRSISAEGLDLLKGVLNDV; encoded by the exons atggctGGTGGAACTAGCTCATCATCTTGTCAAGCTAAATTAGAAAATGGGTTTTGCAAAGAAAATCAAAAGATGccaaattttgaaaagaaaatccaAGAAAATCACGATGAAGGCGGCCAAGCTATAGTAGCACTGCCACCGGTAATGAGGCACTGCATCAGCCATGAAACTTTGGCCAATACCTTCTCGTTG AAACACACGACTGAATTTGGTTTAAAGCCACCATCAGGAAAGGCTTCTCTACCTATGTTTCGGTCAGGAAGCTGCTCTGAGATAGGGCCAAAGACATTTATGGAGGATGAGTACATTTGTGTAGATAACCTACATGAACATCTTGGTACAGCTAATGGTTTTCCTTCACCTGGAGCATTCTATGGG GTTTTTGATGGTCATGGTGGTGTTGGTGCTGCGTCTTTCGCTCGAAAGAACATTCTTAACTTCATCATCGAGGACTTACATTTCCCAGATGGGGTTGACAGAGCAATCCAGAATGCTTTTGTGAAAGCGGATAACGCATTGGCAGACGCCAGTAATATTGATCGCTCATCTGGGACCACCGCTCTGACTGCTATTATGTTAGGAAG GACCATGGTAATTGCTAATGCTGGGGATTCTCGAGCAGTTCTCGGGAAAAGAGGGAGAGCAATAGAATTGTCGAAAGATCACAAGCCCAACTGCACATCCGAAAAACTTAGAATAGAAAAGCTAGGGGGAGTTATCTATGATGGCTATCTCAACGGCCAACTATCGGTGGCACGAGCTTTGGGCGACTGGCATATGAAAGGTGCTAAAGGTACAAAATGCCCCTTAAGCTCAGAACCGGAGATAGAAGAAGTGAACTTAACCGAAGAAGATGAATTCCTGATAATAGGTTGTGACGGTCTATGGGACGTCATGAGTAGTCAATATGCTGTAACCGTAGTAAGGAAGGCGCTGATGATGCACAACGATCCTGGGAAGTGCTCCCAAGAACTTGTTCGGGAGGCACTCAATCGCAACACATGCGATAATCTTACCGTGGTTGTGGTCTGTTTCTCACCTGATCCTCCACCTCGTATCGAGATTCCGAAATCTCAGAAGAGGAGAAGCATATCAGCTGAGGGGCTTGATCTTCTGAAGGGTGTACTGAATGATGTTTGA
- the LOC140975723 gene encoding probable protein phosphatase 2C 47 isoform X2 has translation MSNRTLASFGPIEKHTTEFGLKPPSGKASLPMFRSGSCSEIGPKTFMEDEYICVDNLHEHLGTANGFPSPGAFYGVFDGHGGVGAASFARKNILNFIIEDLHFPDGVDRAIQNAFVKADNALADASNIDRSSGTTALTAIMLGRTMVIANAGDSRAVLGKRGRAIELSKDHKPNCTSEKLRIEKLGGVIYDGYLNGQLSVARALGDWHMKGAKGTKCPLSSEPEIEEVNLTEEDEFLIIGCDGLWDVMSSQYAVTVVRKALMMHNDPGKCSQELVREALNRNTCDNLTVVVVCFSPDPPPRIEIPKSQKRRSISAEGLDLLKGVLNDV, from the exons ATGTCGAACCGAACTCTAGCCAGCTTCGGCCCCATCGAG AAACACACGACTGAATTTGGTTTAAAGCCACCATCAGGAAAGGCTTCTCTACCTATGTTTCGGTCAGGAAGCTGCTCTGAGATAGGGCCAAAGACATTTATGGAGGATGAGTACATTTGTGTAGATAACCTACATGAACATCTTGGTACAGCTAATGGTTTTCCTTCACCTGGAGCATTCTATGGG GTTTTTGATGGTCATGGTGGTGTTGGTGCTGCGTCTTTCGCTCGAAAGAACATTCTTAACTTCATCATCGAGGACTTACATTTCCCAGATGGGGTTGACAGAGCAATCCAGAATGCTTTTGTGAAAGCGGATAACGCATTGGCAGACGCCAGTAATATTGATCGCTCATCTGGGACCACCGCTCTGACTGCTATTATGTTAGGAAG GACCATGGTAATTGCTAATGCTGGGGATTCTCGAGCAGTTCTCGGGAAAAGAGGGAGAGCAATAGAATTGTCGAAAGATCACAAGCCCAACTGCACATCCGAAAAACTTAGAATAGAAAAGCTAGGGGGAGTTATCTATGATGGCTATCTCAACGGCCAACTATCGGTGGCACGAGCTTTGGGCGACTGGCATATGAAAGGTGCTAAAGGTACAAAATGCCCCTTAAGCTCAGAACCGGAGATAGAAGAAGTGAACTTAACCGAAGAAGATGAATTCCTGATAATAGGTTGTGACGGTCTATGGGACGTCATGAGTAGTCAATATGCTGTAACCGTAGTAAGGAAGGCGCTGATGATGCACAACGATCCTGGGAAGTGCTCCCAAGAACTTGTTCGGGAGGCACTCAATCGCAACACATGCGATAATCTTACCGTGGTTGTGGTCTGTTTCTCACCTGATCCTCCACCTCGTATCGAGATTCCGAAATCTCAGAAGAGGAGAAGCATATCAGCTGAGGGGCTTGATCTTCTGAAGGGTGTACTGAATGATGTTTGA
- the LOC140975736 gene encoding NDR1/HIN1-like protein 13 — translation MEEREVPPANDRGTYVVQIPRNQVYRIPPPENAHIVEQHTRNFPQKTNKCGFSRLFCWLLLIFILLGIVAGMALLALRATMYNPKSPEFEVVQFLSKNLEQPPLNKNNTTNTNTHTHTHTHTHTPEYDITLHATNPNEKMSVSFLGTGESSLVFKNKKIGHGGAPSSATEEEPNIPIRSIPVTLYGSWEPLTEAIKKSLADSNETKSMQLKIETSIEFNNWARNELKDIVITCDFKVKGSLSKTPKVSSQECRTEL, via the coding sequence ATGGAGGAGCGGGAAGTCCCACCGGCCAACGACCGTGGAACCTACGTCGTTCAGATCCCCCGCAATCAAGTCTACCGCATCCCGCCACCGGAAAACGCCCATATCGTGGAGCAGCATACCCGAAATTTCCCTCAGAAAACCAACAAATGCGGCTTTTCTCGCCTCTTCTGCTGGCTTCTTCTCATTTTCATCCTCCTCGGAATCGTGGCCGGGATGGCCCTTCTAGCTCTCCGTGCCACCATGTACAACCCCAAGTCGCCGGAATTTGAGGTCGTGCAATTCCTTTCCAAGAATTTGGAACAACCTCCCCTTAATAAGAACAACACCACCAACACCAACACCCACACCCACACCCACACCCACACACACACGCCGGAATATGACATCACGCTGCACGCAACAAACCCTAATGAGAAGATGTCTGTTTCCTTCCTTGGAACTGGAGAATCTTCCCTGGTTTTCAAGAACAAGAAAATAGGGCACGGAGGTGCTCCATCATCAGCCACAGAAGAAGAACCCAACATCCCAATCCGTAGTATTCCGGTTACGCTGTACGGGTCCTGGGAGCCATTAACAGAAGCAATCAAGAAAAGCTTGGCCGATTCGAATGAGACAAAATCCATGCAGCTAAAGATCGAGACCTCGATTGAGTTTAACAACTGGGCCAGGAATGAGCTTAAAGATATCGTAATCACATGTGATTTTAAGGTGAAAGGTTCTTTGTCGAAGACACCCAAGGTTTCGTCACAAGAATGTCGAACCGAACTCTAG